The nucleotide window CCGGTCGCCGACCGGATCACCTGGAGCAGTGAGCCGTTGCCCGGCTTCGGGACGCCGTCCCCGTCCGGAATGGTGCGATCCCCATTGGACCCGACGAACAACGCCCCGGACTGCACCGCCTTCGCGCCCTCCGCGATCAGCCCGTACGACAGACTCGGATCGAAACCCTGAACAACGGCAGCAGGCTTCTCGGCCGCCGTCGACACCGGCCGCAGCCCCCGCGCGTGAAGCGCACGCCGCAAAGCCGCACCGCCGACAACGAGCACTTTGGCCCCGGCGGGAAGCCGCTCGGCGAGAAGCGTCGCGGCGGCCTGCGAGGACGTCACGACATCGGCCGGATCGGCGGGCACGCCGACACTGCCCAACAACGTCGCGACCGCCGAGGGCGTCCGGGACGCGTTGTTGGTGACGAACGCCAGCCGCTGCCCCGACGCACGCGCCTTGGCAAGCGCCTCCGCCGCCCCGGGAACGGGTTTGTGCCCGACGTACACAACCCCGTCGAGGTCGAGCAACGCCACGTCGTACACCTCGCTGAGCGGCCTGTCAGACCCTCGCATCGCACCTCGTCCCTCACGCGGTCGCCACGAACTCCCGAGCGCCACCCGGGATCCCGTCCATCTCACCATCTCCCCTGACCCGCCGCCGAGACTCCCAATCCCCCACACCGAGACGTCTCTCTAGTTTGGACCGCACCCACCAGCACCACCCGCCGCGCACCCGCGATCAAACCCCCGACCGACCATGACGCACACCACACTTCACCCCCGCCAGCACCAGAAACCCACCGCCCCAAAACACGACTTAACAAAGCCCCCACCACACCGCTCACGAAATCATCTCTGACAGAACCCA belongs to Actinomadura rubteroloni and includes:
- a CDS encoding HAD-IIA family hydrolase — translated: MRGSDRPLSEVYDVALLDLDGVVYVGHKPVPGAAEALAKARASGQRLAFVTNNASRTPSAVATLLGSVGVPADPADVVTSSQAAATLLAERLPAGAKVLVVGGAALRRALHARGLRPVSTAAEKPAAVVQGFDPSLSYGLIAEGAKAVQSGALFVGSNGDRTIPDGDGVPKPGNGSLLQVIRSATGVEPIVTGKPERPLHHESVVRTGAEHPIVVGDRLDTDIEGAYNGGADSLLVFTGVTRPRDVLTAPPEHRPTYLAADLGGLVGGHPEVVRDGDAWRCNAWTARRDGDAISVDGSGDPYDGLRALAAASWRDTAAPAADAVDGPLRALGLA